Proteins from one Natrinema salinisoli genomic window:
- a CDS encoding Hsp20/alpha crystallin family protein: MRRNPIDNIEEMLDRVSRQVEEGMTAGGLQVPGSVPVDVADTDEEYVVTADLPGYETDDIELTLSDGTLRLEANRTDEGGYAEGRYLRRERTKTSASRRIRLPEPVDEESVAAGFENGVLTVRLPKESEGEDSKQIDID; this comes from the coding sequence ATGCGACGCAATCCGATCGACAATATCGAGGAGATGCTCGACCGCGTAAGCCGCCAGGTAGAAGAGGGAATGACCGCCGGCGGGCTGCAGGTCCCCGGCTCGGTGCCGGTCGACGTGGCCGACACCGACGAGGAGTACGTCGTCACCGCCGACCTGCCCGGCTACGAAACCGACGACATCGAGCTGACGCTCTCGGACGGGACGCTGCGCCTCGAGGCCAACCGGACCGACGAGGGCGGCTACGCCGAGGGCCGATATCTCCGGCGCGAGCGGACCAAGACGTCGGCGAGCCGGCGAATCCGCCTCCCGGAGCCGGTCGATGAGGAGTCCGTCGCAGCCGGCTTCGAGAACGGCGTGTTGACGGTACGGCTGCCGAAGGAATCCGAAGGCGAGGACTCGAAGCAGATCGATATCGATTGA